One window from the genome of Grus americana isolate bGruAme1 chromosome 2, bGruAme1.mat, whole genome shotgun sequence encodes:
- the ITGB8 gene encoding integrin beta-8 isoform X3 translates to MMWVPLLACLTAGIVSVPKCQRGPGPLLGAARLLAAVPGLCQRPENRCATSNAVTCTKCLALGPECGWCAQEDFMADTTQKGRCDTVFNLMKRGCQSDFVENPTVRVTIPSDRETNTQVTPGRVSVQLRPGSEANFMLKVRPLEKYPVDLYYLVDVSASMHNNIEKLNSVGFALSKKMANISIDFRLGFGSYVDKTVSPYISIHPGRIHNQCSDYNLDCMPPHGYIHVLSLTDNIAEFRNAVNKQKISGNIDTPEGGFDAMLQAAVCQSHIGWRKEAKRLLLVMTDQTSHLALDSKLAGIVIPHDGNCHLKDNVYIKATSMEHPSLGQLSEKLIDNNINVIFAVQGSQFHWYKDLLPLLPGTVARQIESQAANLNDLVVEAYQKLISEVKIQVDNQIQGLHFNITAICPDGSKKTGMEGCKNVGYNEEVLFNVSVTMKGCDTTGGRKYAILKPIGFNETAIVNVQKSCACQYGDSARHKRVWADETFSDGKHSHCSDNNCSSNRDDTLSSERCRRHQDQPICSGQGNCIDGKCFCYKNKLGKVYGKYCEMDDFSCPYHQGNLCSGNGECEAGKCKCFAGWEGDHCQCSLQSAKHCLNSKGQICSGRGKCVCGKCECTDPRSFGRLCEYCPTCNKACEENWNCVQCHHSNNASQAKLDRCTTSCAYLLHYIDQTSECFSGRSYFRVFSIIFIVTFLIGLLVVLIIRQIILQGSSNKVKSSADYRVSATKKDKMFLPTVCTRTVTYRRDKPEEINIDISKLRLNETFKCEF, encoded by the exons CGGAAAACAGATGTGCCACTTCAAATGCAGTAACATGCACAAAGTGTCTTGCTTTGGGTCCAGAGTGTGGATGGTGTGCTCAAGAG GATTTCATGGCTGACACAACACAGAAGGGACGCTGTGACACTGTTTTCAACTTAATGAAAAGAGGCTGCCAATCAGATTTTGTAGAAAATCCCACAGTTCGTGTCACGATACCCAGTGACCGTGAAACAAATACACAAGTGACACCGGGAAGAGTTTCAGTCCAACTGCGTCCAG GAAGTGAAGCAAACTTTATGTTAAAAGTTCGTCCTCTAGAGAAATACCCCGTGGATCTTTATTATTTAGTTGATGTCTCAGCCTCTATGCACAACAATATAGAAAAACTAAATTCCGTTGGATTTGCTTTATCTAAAAAGATGGCGAATATTTCTATTGATTTTCGACTTGGATTTGGATCCTATGTGGATAAAACTGTGTCACCCTATATTAGCATTCATCCAGGTAGAATCCATAACCAATGCAG tGATTATAATTTAGATTGTATGCCTCCTCATGGTTATATTCACGTGCTATCCCTGACTGACAATATAGCAGAATTCAGAAATGCagtgaataaacaaaaaatttctGGAAATATTGATACACCTGAAGGGGGTTTTGATGCAATGCTCCAAGCAGCGGTGTGCCAG agtCATATTGGATGGCGCAAAGAAGCTAAGCGACTGCTTCTTGTGATGACAGATCAAACTTCCCATCTGGCCCTTGATAGTAAATTAGCGGGGATCGTAATTCCCCATGATGGAAACTGTCATTTGAAAGATAATGTGTACATCAAAGCTACGAGTATG GAGCATCCATCTCTTGGGCAGCTCTCTGAAAAATTGATTGACAATAACATCAATGTTATTTTTGCAGTTCAAGGAAGCCAGTTCCATTGGTATAAA GATCTGTTACCTCTGTTGCCTGGTACTGTTGCAAGACAGATAGAATCACAAGCAGCAAATCTCAATGATTTGGTGGTAGAAGCCTACCAG AAACTAATCTCTGAAGTGAAAATTCAAGTGGATAACCAGATCCAAGGTCTTCATTTCAATATCACTGCAATCTGTCCTGATGGAAGTAAAAAAACTGGAATGGAAGGATGTAAAAATGTGGGATATAATGAAGAA GTACTTTTCAATGTATCAGTTACAATGAAAGGATGTGATACAACTGGTGGAAGAAAATATGCGATACTTAAGCCTATTGGTTTCAATGAAACCGCCATCGTTAATGTACAGAAAAGCTGTGCCTGTCAGTATGGAGACAGTGCAAGGCACAAAAGAGTATGGGCTGATGAAACTTTTTCTGATGGCAAGCACTCCCATTGCAGTGACAATAATTGTAGCTCTAACAGAGATGATACACTTTCTTCTGAGAGGTGCAGACGACACCAGGACCAGCCCATCTGCAGTGGTCAAGGGAATTGCATAGatggaaaatgtttctgctaCAAAAACAAGCTAGGCAAGGTGTATGGCAAGTACTGTGAAATGGATGATTTTTCCTGCCCGTATCACCAGGGAAACTTATGTTCCG GTAATGGTGAATGTGAAGCTGGTAAATGCAAATGCTTTGCTGGCTGGGAAGGTGACCATTGCCAGTGCTCGTTACAATCAGCAAAGCACTGCCTGAATTCAAAGGGCCAGATTTGCAGTGGAAGAGGAAAATGTGTATGTGGAAAGTGTGAGTGCACAGATCCAAGAAGCTTTGGCCGTTTGTGTGAATATTGCCCTACTTGTAACAAAGCCTGTGAAGAAAACTG gaatTGTGTTCAGTGCCATCATTCTAACAATGCATCTCAAGCTAAACTTGACCGGTGCACAACCTCATGTGCTTACCTGCTGCATTATATTGACCAAACTTCAG aaTGTTTCTCTGGACGAAGCTACTTTAGAGTCTTTTCCATAATCTTTATAGTTACCTTTCTGATCGGGTTGCTTGTTGTCCTTATCATCAGGCAGATAATTCTGCAGGGGAGTAGCAATAAAGTTAAATCTTCAGCTGATTACAGAGTATCTGCAACGAAGAAG GATAAGATGTTTTTGCCTACTGTTTGTACAAGAACAGTAACATACAGACGTGACAAACCAGAGGAAATAAATATCGACATCAGCAAGTTACGATTAAACGAAACTTTCAAGTGTGAATTCTGA